In the genome of Helicobacter sp. 11S03491-1, one region contains:
- a CDS encoding flagellar FLiS export co-chaperone, with protein sequence MFEKDVLATFKKHLEGMDKPKEVGVHTNIWNKTTKIHQFGEDMKSANEFIGAMQILNIAIKKLIACSQKMLIDNIDENIKDTSYGHLKGMVSKEMNEIIEKCTFMGNALIDVNLSIQSESKAIEFEISNPMPLFEREEYESVIAYLEDKIEDLQYSLELVSAKISSQNIFDASVSNTPSYEHFNSKDFLKRF encoded by the coding sequence ATGTTTGAAAAAGATGTCTTAGCAACCTTTAAAAAGCATTTAGAAGGTATGGATAAGCCCAAAGAAGTTGGTGTGCATACAAATATTTGGAATAAAACTACCAAGATCCATCAGTTTGGAGAGGATATGAAAAGTGCTAATGAGTTTATAGGGGCGATGCAAATTTTAAATATTGCGATCAAAAAATTGATTGCATGTTCTCAAAAAATGCTTATTGATAATATTGATGAAAACATAAAAGATACTTCTTATGGGCATTTAAAAGGAATGGTCTCCAAAGAAATGAATGAAATTATAGAGAAATGTACTTTTATGGGAAATGCATTAATAGATGTAAATTTAAGCATACAAAGCGAATCTAAAGCAATAGAATTTGAGATTTCAAATCCAATGCCTTTGTTTGAGAGAGAAGAATATGAAAGCGTGATTGCCTATCTTGAAGATAAAATAGAGGATCTTCAGTATTCTTTGGAGCTTGTAAGTGCAAAAATATCTAGTCAAAATATATTTGATGCATCTGTTTCAAATACCCCTTCTTATGAGCATTTTAATTCAAAAGATTTTCTAAAAAGATTTTAG
- the gltX gene encoding glutamate--tRNA ligase: MLRFAPSPTGDMHIGNLRAALFNYIIAKQKGEKFLIRIEDTDLLRNIEGKDKEILSTLNLFGLLWDELVYQSHNFKRHHQFANYLLEQGKAFYCYCTKEFLEAKKQEAIDSKIPFRYDDSWAQIQKHQNQNPVVRLYGSKETIKFNDVIKGDLEFSASEIDSFVILREDGVPTYNFACACDDMIYDISFIVRGEDHVSNTPKQILIQKSLNYQKQIGYAHLPIILGEDGKKMSKRDSGSSVAWLLNQGFLPQAIINYLISMGNKTPVEVFSLHEAIEWFDIKNIAKSPVKFDIKRLRYINREHLKKLSESEFAMLLNTKDETIGAIAKLHLEEASTLEEIIQKIELIFEPKDITRQYEGENFEMECKKLFSILQSMLIQDFKALDEYETFKNEMMARSNLEGKKFFKSLRILLTGQSHGIDLGELYPHIRLHLKDILQIKGE, translated from the coding sequence ATGTTGCGTTTTGCTCCTTCGCCGACAGGGGATATGCATATTGGCAATCTTCGAGCTGCTTTGTTTAACTATATTATTGCTAAGCAAAAAGGAGAAAAATTCCTTATTCGGATTGAAGATACAGATTTGCTTAGAAATATAGAAGGCAAGGATAAAGAGATTTTATCTACCTTGAATTTATTTGGACTCTTATGGGATGAATTAGTATATCAAAGCCATAATTTTAAACGTCATCATCAATTCGCAAATTATCTTCTTGAACAAGGCAAGGCATTTTATTGTTATTGTACAAAAGAATTTTTGGAAGCTAAAAAACAAGAAGCTATTGATTCTAAAATACCCTTTAGATATGACGATTCTTGGGCACAAATTCAAAAACATCAAAATCAAAATCCGGTTGTGAGACTTTATGGATCAAAAGAGACGATTAAGTTTAATGATGTCATCAAAGGAGATTTGGAGTTCTCTGCTTCTGAAATCGATAGTTTTGTAATTTTGCGTGAAGATGGTGTCCCTACTTATAATTTTGCTTGCGCTTGTGATGATATGATTTATGATATTAGTTTTATTGTGCGTGGGGAGGATCATGTGAGCAATACGCCCAAGCAAATTTTGATTCAAAAATCCCTGAATTATCAAAAACAAATCGGATATGCCCATTTGCCTATTATACTTGGAGAAGATGGCAAAAAAATGAGCAAACGTGATAGCGGATCAAGCGTAGCATGGCTTTTAAATCAGGGATTTTTGCCTCAAGCTATTATCAACTATCTTATTAGTATGGGGAACAAAACTCCTGTTGAGGTATTTAGTCTCCATGAAGCTATTGAATGGTTTGATATAAAAAATATTGCAAAATCTCCGGTGAAATTTGATATTAAGCGTTTGCGTTATATCAATCGAGAACATCTTAAAAAATTAAGCGAAAGTGAATTTGCTATGCTTTTGAATACAAAAGACGAAACAATTGGGGCAATTGCAAAGCTTCATTTGGAAGAAGCAAGCACGCTGGAAGAAATTATTCAAAAAATAGAGTTGATATTTGAACCCAAAGATATCACAAGGCAATACGAAGGAGAGAATTTTGAGATGGAATGTAAAAAGCTTTTTAGCATACTCCAATCAATGCTCATTCAGGATTTTAAAGCTTTAGATGAATATGAGACATTTAAAAACGAGATGATGGCGCGCAGCAATCTTGAAGGTAAAAAGTTTTTTAAGTCTCTTCGAATTTTGTTAACAGGGCAATCTCATGGAATTGATTTGGGGGAGTTATATCCTCATATACGCTTACATCTTAAAGATATTTTGCAGATCAAAGGAGAATAA